The proteins below are encoded in one region of Buttiauxella gaviniae:
- the deoC gene encoding deoxyribose-phosphate aldolase: protein MTDLTASSLRALKLMDLTTLNDDDTNEKVIALCHQAKTPAGNTAAICIYPRFIPIARKTLNAQGTPDIRIATVTNFPHGNDDIEIALAETRAAIAYGADEVDVVFPYRALIAGNEQVGFELVKACKEACAAANVWLKVIIETGELKEEALIRKASEISIKAGADFIKTSTGKVPVNATPESARIMMEVIRDMGVEKTVGFKPAGGVRTAEDAALFLSIADELFGADWADSRHYRFGASSLLASLLKALGHGDGKSASSY from the coding sequence ATGACCGATTTAACTGCAAGCAGCCTGCGCGCCCTGAAATTGATGGACCTGACCACCCTGAACGACGATGACACTAATGAAAAAGTGATCGCGCTCTGCCATCAGGCCAAAACCCCAGCCGGCAACACCGCAGCGATTTGTATCTATCCGCGTTTTATCCCAATTGCGCGTAAAACGCTGAACGCACAAGGCACGCCTGATATCCGTATTGCCACCGTGACTAACTTCCCGCACGGCAACGACGACATCGAAATCGCGCTGGCGGAAACCCGCGCGGCTATCGCTTACGGTGCTGACGAAGTTGATGTGGTATTCCCGTACCGCGCGTTGATCGCAGGCAACGAGCAAGTGGGTTTTGAGCTGGTGAAAGCCTGTAAAGAAGCCTGTGCTGCAGCTAACGTTTGGCTGAAAGTGATCATCGAAACCGGCGAACTGAAAGAAGAGGCGCTGATTCGTAAAGCGTCTGAAATTTCTATCAAAGCGGGTGCTGATTTCATCAAAACCTCTACCGGTAAAGTGCCAGTCAACGCAACGCCTGAAAGCGCGCGCATCATGATGGAAGTGATTCGTGATATGGGCGTTGAAAAAACCGTTGGTTTCAAACCGGCTGGTGGCGTACGCACTGCTGAAGACGCAGCCCTGTTCCTGTCTATTGCTGATGAATTGTTTGGTGCTGATTGGGCTGATTCCCGTCACTACCGCTTTGGTGCTTCCAGCCTGCTCGCGAGCCTGTTAAAAGCGCTGGGTCATGGCGACGGTAAAAGCGCTAGCAGCTATTAA
- a CDS encoding NupC/NupG family nucleoside CNT transporter: MQLLMGLIGMIVLLLIAVLLSSNRKAINLRTVVGAWLIQVGIGALILYVPVGRKVLLAMSEGVANVIGYGNAGISFLFGGLVSDKMFEVFGGGGFVFALRVLPIIVFFSSLIAVLYYLGIMQFVIRILGGGLRKILKTSRTESLSATANIFVGQTEAPLVVRPYIATMTRSELFAVMCGGLASVAGSVLAGYAQMGVPLEYLIAASFMAAPGGLLFAKIILPETETPNDAPELESMKNDPDRPANVLDAAASGAASGMQLALNVGAMLLAFVALIALLNGMLSGIGGWFNYPQLSMELILGWVFSPLAWVIGVPWSEANVAGSFIGQKLIINEFVAYLNFGEYLKDDATVAAAGLQVLSDHTKAIISFALCGFANLSSIAILIGGLGSMAPNRRHDIAQLGLKAVAAGTLSNLMSATIAGVFLAL; encoded by the coding sequence ATGCAACTACTCATGGGATTGATCGGCATGATCGTTCTGCTGCTGATCGCCGTTTTACTTTCCAGTAATCGCAAAGCGATTAATCTCCGCACCGTTGTTGGCGCATGGCTCATTCAGGTCGGCATCGGGGCGCTAATCCTGTATGTTCCGGTCGGTCGTAAAGTTCTGCTCGCCATGTCTGAAGGGGTCGCGAACGTTATCGGCTACGGTAACGCCGGTATCTCCTTCCTGTTCGGTGGGCTGGTTTCGGACAAAATGTTTGAAGTCTTTGGCGGCGGTGGTTTTGTTTTTGCCCTACGTGTTCTGCCAATTATCGTCTTCTTCTCCTCACTGATTGCTGTGCTCTACTATTTGGGCATCATGCAGTTTGTTATTCGTATTCTCGGCGGCGGCCTGCGTAAGATTCTGAAAACCTCTCGTACAGAATCTCTTTCTGCCACAGCAAACATCTTTGTTGGTCAGACCGAAGCCCCACTGGTTGTGCGTCCTTATATCGCTACCATGACGCGCTCAGAACTGTTCGCAGTAATGTGCGGTGGTCTGGCATCCGTTGCGGGTTCTGTGTTGGCGGGTTATGCGCAAATGGGCGTGCCGCTTGAATATCTGATTGCCGCATCCTTCATGGCAGCACCGGGCGGTTTACTGTTCGCGAAAATCATCCTGCCTGAAACTGAAACACCAAACGATGCGCCAGAACTGGAATCCATGAAAAACGATCCAGATCGCCCGGCGAACGTGCTGGATGCCGCTGCATCTGGTGCCGCTTCGGGTATGCAACTGGCCCTGAACGTGGGCGCAATGCTGCTGGCGTTTGTGGCGTTGATTGCCCTGCTTAACGGCATGCTTTCCGGCATCGGTGGCTGGTTCAACTATCCGCAACTGTCTATGGAACTGATCCTGGGCTGGGTGTTCTCACCTCTGGCATGGGTTATCGGTGTGCCGTGGAGTGAAGCCAATGTGGCGGGCTCTTTCATCGGCCAGAAGCTGATCATCAACGAATTTGTGGCATACCTGAACTTTGGGGAATACCTGAAAGATGATGCGACCGTTGCGGCGGCTGGCCTGCAAGTTCTCTCCGATCACACTAAAGCCATTATTTCCTTTGCGCTGTGTGGTTTTGCTAACCTTTCTTCTATCGCTATCCTGATTGGTGGCCTGGGAAGCATGGCGCCGAACCGTCGTCATGACATTGCGCAGTTAGGTCTGAAGGCTGTAGCAGCAGGTACGCTGTCAAACCTGATGAGTGCAACGATTGCCGGTGTCTTCCTGGCGCTATAA
- a CDS encoding TatD family hydrolase, whose amino-acid sequence MTMTFYDTHCHFDFPPFSDDEPNSLQLAALAGVEKIIVPAIEADRFSKVLALADNYPALYAALGLHPIVIHKHQDASLALLEHHLHQRPQKLVAIGEIGLDLYMENPLFDKQEAMLDAQLKLAKRYDLPVILHSRRTHDKLAAHLKRHDLPRTGVVHGFAGSLQQAERFVALGYKIGVGGTITYPRASKTRDVITHLPLSALVLETDAPDMPLNGWQGQPNRPERIADVFQTLCSLRSEPADVLAHAIIHNCDELFQLK is encoded by the coding sequence GTGACGATGACGTTTTACGATACCCACTGTCACTTCGATTTCCCTCCTTTTAGCGACGATGAGCCCAATAGCCTGCAACTGGCGGCGCTGGCGGGCGTTGAAAAAATCATTGTCCCTGCGATTGAAGCTGACCGGTTTAGCAAAGTTCTGGCGCTGGCGGATAACTATCCCGCGCTGTACGCCGCCCTTGGCTTGCATCCGATCGTGATTCACAAACATCAGGATGCTTCTCTGGCGTTGCTTGAACATCATCTGCACCAGCGCCCGCAAAAACTGGTGGCGATTGGTGAGATTGGCCTTGATCTGTATATGGAAAATCCGCTGTTCGATAAACAAGAAGCGATGCTGGATGCACAACTCAAACTGGCTAAACGTTACGATCTGCCGGTCATTCTTCATTCACGGCGTACGCACGATAAACTCGCCGCTCATTTAAAACGCCATGATTTGCCCCGCACGGGCGTGGTGCATGGCTTTGCGGGCAGTCTGCAACAGGCTGAACGTTTCGTGGCGTTAGGCTACAAAATTGGTGTCGGTGGAACGATAACGTATCCGCGAGCCAGCAAAACGCGCGACGTCATAACGCATTTACCGCTTAGCGCTCTGGTGCTGGAAACTGACGCTCCGGATATGCCGCTCAATGGCTGGCAGGGGCAACCCAACCGCCCGGAACGCATTGCTGACGTTTTTCAAACGCTTTGTTCGCTGCGTTCGGAACCCGCCGATGTGCTGGCTCATGCCATAATTCATAACTGTGATGAATTATTCCAACTGAAATAG
- a CDS encoding patatin-like phospholipase family protein, which translates to MGQRIPVTLGNISPLALKSFRPGKLAIVCEGGGQRGIFTAGVLDEFMRANFNPFELFLGTSAGAQNLSAYVCHQPGYARRVITRFTTTREFFDPLRFVRGGHLIDLDWLVQSTSTKIPLSMITAEKLFASGKAFYMCACRSDDYTPGYFSPDSGSWLNLLKASSAIPGFYRAGVEIDGIGYQDGGISDAVPVREAMRLGADTLVVIRTVPSQMYYTPEWFKRMERWLGDSSLQPLLNLVHHHEASYREIQSFIEKPPGKLRIFEIYPPKPLMSMALGSRLPALNADYKTGRLCGRYFLATVGRLLVDHPPIKRHYPRIVVPGPIKVPSVVVTQEPLSKAVIETPEANDSTFNNEDSA; encoded by the coding sequence GTGGGACAACGCATACCCGTTACGCTCGGCAACATCTCGCCGCTTGCGCTCAAATCGTTTCGTCCCGGAAAACTCGCCATTGTTTGTGAAGGAGGCGGGCAGCGCGGGATTTTTACAGCCGGTGTGCTGGATGAATTCATGCGCGCTAATTTCAACCCTTTCGAGCTTTTCCTCGGTACCTCCGCCGGGGCACAAAACCTTTCTGCTTACGTTTGTCACCAGCCTGGTTACGCCAGAAGAGTGATTACGCGATTTACCACAACCCGTGAATTTTTTGATCCTCTGCGCTTTGTGCGCGGCGGGCATCTCATCGATCTCGACTGGCTAGTGCAATCTACCTCCACCAAAATCCCGCTCTCCATGATTACGGCGGAAAAGCTGTTTGCGTCGGGAAAAGCGTTTTATATGTGTGCCTGCCGCAGCGATGATTACACTCCGGGCTACTTTTCACCAGACAGCGGTTCCTGGCTGAATCTGCTTAAAGCTTCCAGTGCGATTCCGGGTTTTTATCGCGCTGGCGTAGAAATTGACGGCATAGGCTACCAGGATGGCGGAATCAGTGATGCTGTGCCGGTAAGAGAGGCGATGCGCCTGGGAGCCGATACGCTGGTGGTGATTCGCACGGTTCCGTCGCAGATGTACTACACGCCTGAATGGTTTAAACGTATGGAGCGCTGGCTTGGCGACAGCAGCCTGCAACCGCTGCTTAACCTGGTCCATCACCATGAAGCCAGCTATCGCGAGATTCAAAGTTTTATCGAGAAGCCTCCGGGTAAACTGCGTATTTTCGAGATTTACCCGCCAAAACCGTTGATGAGTATGGCGTTAGGGAGCCGTTTACCGGCGCTGAATGCAGATTATAAAACGGGCCGTTTATGTGGCCGCTATTTCCTGGCTACCGTGGGCAGGCTGCTTGTGGATCACCCGCCCATTAAACGCCATTATCCACGTATCGTTGTGCCTGGCCCGATTAAGGTTCCCTCTGTGGTGGTGACTCAGGAACCTTTATCCAAAGCAGTTATTGAGACGCCGGAAGCCAATGATTCAACTTTTAATAATGAGGATTCTGCGTGA
- a CDS encoding DUF1328 domain-containing protein, whose translation MFRWGIIFLVIALIAAALGFGTLAGTAAGAAKIVFVVGIILFLVSLFMGRKRP comes from the coding sequence ATGTTTCGTTGGGGCATTATTTTTCTGGTTATTGCGTTGATTGCAGCAGCACTGGGTTTTGGTACTCTCGCGGGTACTGCGGCAGGTGCAGCAAAAATTGTCTTCGTGGTAGGTATTATTCTGTTCTTGGTTAGCCTGTTTATGGGTCGAAAACGCCCTTAG
- the osmY gene encoding molecular chaperone OsmY: protein MTMTTTKISKTLLAVVLGSVLAGGSAMAADTAGQKIDSSVKDVGNFMDDSAITAKVKAALVDHEDIKSTDISVKTDKKVVTLSGFVESQAQAEQAVSVAKGVEGVSSVSDKLHVRDGSKKSVSGYAGDTATTSEIKAKLLADDIVPSRNVKVETTDGVVQLSGTVKSNAQSERAESIAKAVDGVKSVKNDLKMK, encoded by the coding sequence ATGACTATGACTACGACTAAGATTTCTAAAACTCTGTTAGCTGTTGTTCTGGGCTCTGTACTCGCAGGCGGGAGTGCAATGGCAGCAGACACAGCAGGCCAAAAAATTGATAGTTCTGTAAAAGACGTCGGTAATTTCATGGATGACAGCGCGATCACTGCCAAAGTGAAAGCCGCTCTGGTCGATCACGAAGATATTAAAAGCACCGACATTTCAGTGAAAACTGACAAAAAAGTCGTGACGTTAAGTGGTTTCGTCGAAAGCCAGGCGCAGGCGGAACAGGCGGTATCTGTCGCTAAAGGCGTTGAAGGGGTCTCTTCCGTCAGCGACAAACTGCATGTACGTGACGGCTCTAAAAAATCTGTCAGCGGTTATGCGGGCGACACCGCAACCACTAGCGAAATTAAAGCTAAACTTTTAGCTGATGACATCGTCCCTTCACGAAATGTGAAAGTAGAAACCACTGACGGTGTGGTTCAGCTATCGGGCACCGTGAAATCGAACGCACAGTCTGAGCGTGCTGAGAGTATCGCAAAAGCAGTTGATGGCGTGAAAAGCGTCAAAAACGACCTGAAAATGAAGTAA
- the prfC gene encoding peptide chain release factor 3, whose protein sequence is MTLSPFLQEVGKRRTFAIISHPDAGKTTITEKVLLFGQAIQTAGTVKGRGSSQHAKSDWMEMEKQRGISITTSVMQFPYRDSLVNLLDTPGHEDFSEDTYRTLTAVDCCLMVIDAAKGVEDRTRKLMEVTRLRDTPILTFMNKLDRDIRDPMEVMDEVERELKIACSPITWPIGCGKLFKGVYHLYKDETYLYQTGKGHTIQEVRIVKGLDNPELDVAVGEDLAAQLRDELELVQGASHEFDRDLFLEGELTPVFFGTALGNFGVDHMLDGLVEWAPAPMPRKTDSREVQAAEDKFTGFVFKIQANMDPKHRDRVAFMRVVSGKYEKGMKLRQVRTGKDVVISDALTFMAGDRSHVEEAYPGDIIGLHNHGTIQIGDTFTQGEMMKFTGIPNFAPELFRRIRLRDPLKQKQLLKGLVQLSEEGAVQVFRPIANNDLIVGAVGVLQFDVVVARLKSEYNVEAIYESVNVSTARWVESTDVKKFEEFKRKNEMQLALDGGDNLAYIAPTMVNLNLTQDRYPEVTFRKTREH, encoded by the coding sequence ATGACTTTGTCTCCTTTTTTGCAAGAAGTGGGGAAACGCCGCACTTTTGCGATCATTTCTCACCCCGATGCCGGTAAAACGACCATCACTGAAAAAGTGTTGCTGTTCGGACAGGCCATTCAGACCGCCGGTACCGTAAAAGGCCGCGGCTCCAGCCAGCATGCTAAATCTGACTGGATGGAAATGGAAAAGCAGCGTGGTATCTCAATTACCACATCTGTAATGCAATTCCCGTATCGCGACAGCCTGGTTAACCTGCTCGATACCCCAGGGCACGAAGACTTCTCTGAAGATACCTATCGTACCCTGACCGCCGTCGACTGCTGTTTGATGGTTATCGATGCCGCAAAAGGTGTAGAAGATCGTACCCGTAAGCTGATGGAAGTAACCCGTCTGCGCGATACGCCGATCCTCACGTTTATGAACAAACTTGACCGCGATATCCGCGATCCGATGGAAGTGATGGATGAAGTTGAACGTGAGCTGAAAATCGCCTGTTCACCGATCACCTGGCCAATCGGCTGCGGCAAGCTGTTCAAAGGCGTTTATCACCTTTATAAAGACGAAACCTATCTCTACCAGACCGGTAAAGGCCACACCATTCAGGAAGTGCGCATTGTTAAAGGGCTGGATAACCCTGAACTTGACGTCGCTGTGGGTGAAGATCTTGCCGCGCAACTGCGTGATGAACTGGAACTGGTGCAGGGCGCTTCCCATGAGTTTGACCGCGATCTGTTCCTTGAAGGTGAACTGACGCCGGTATTCTTCGGTACCGCATTGGGCAACTTTGGCGTTGACCACATGCTCGACGGCCTGGTTGAGTGGGCTCCGGCTCCGATGCCGCGTAAAACCGACTCGCGTGAAGTTCAGGCTGCGGAAGATAAATTCACCGGTTTCGTATTTAAAATTCAGGCCAACATGGACCCGAAACACCGCGACCGTGTGGCATTCATGCGTGTGGTTTCCGGTAAGTACGAAAAAGGCATGAAACTGCGCCAGGTTCGTACCGGTAAAGACGTCGTGATTTCCGACGCGCTGACCTTTATGGCGGGCGACCGTTCACACGTAGAAGAGGCGTATCCGGGCGATATTATCGGCCTGCATAACCACGGCACCATTCAGATCGGCGATACCTTCACCCAGGGTGAAATGATGAAGTTCACCGGTATCCCGAACTTCGCGCCGGAACTGTTCCGTCGTATTCGCCTGCGCGATCCGTTGAAGCAGAAGCAATTGCTTAAAGGCCTGGTTCAGCTTTCTGAAGAGGGCGCGGTGCAGGTGTTCCGTCCAATCGCCAACAACGATTTGATTGTGGGCGCGGTCGGCGTGCTGCAGTTTGACGTTGTTGTGGCGCGTCTGAAGAGTGAATATAACGTTGAAGCGATTTACGAATCGGTCAACGTCTCGACGGCGCGTTGGGTTGAAAGCACTGACGTGAAGAAGTTTGAAGAGTTCAAACGGAAAAACGAAATGCAACTGGCGCTGGATGGCGGCGATAACCTGGCTTATATCGCTCCAACAATGGTCAATCTTAACCTGACACAAGATCGTTACCCGGAAGTGACGTTCCGTAAAACCCGCGAACACTAA
- the yjjG gene encoding pyrimidine 5'-nucleotidase, translating to MNWDWILFDADETLFTFDAFGGLQRMFLDYSVTFTAEDFQDYQAVNKPLWVDYQNGAISALQLQHQRFQGWSERLSVPAGDLNAAFLNAMAEICVPLPGAVSLLNALKDKVKIGIITNGFTALQQIRLERTGLRDYFDLLVISEQVGVAKPDRRIFDYTFEQMGHPPRDRVLMVGDTAESDILGGMNAGIATCWLNPHGRSLPESITPTWEVTSLSELERLLCN from the coding sequence ATGAACTGGGACTGGATTTTATTTGATGCTGACGAAACGCTCTTTACCTTCGACGCTTTCGGCGGCTTGCAGCGGATGTTTCTTGATTATAGCGTGACGTTTACCGCTGAAGATTTCCAGGATTACCAGGCCGTTAACAAGCCTTTGTGGGTCGATTACCAGAACGGTGCCATCAGCGCTCTTCAGTTACAGCATCAGCGTTTTCAGGGCTGGTCGGAAAGGTTATCCGTCCCTGCGGGAGATTTGAACGCCGCATTTCTTAACGCTATGGCGGAGATTTGCGTGCCGTTGCCAGGTGCCGTGTCATTGCTTAATGCCCTAAAAGATAAAGTAAAAATCGGTATCATTACCAACGGCTTTACGGCGTTACAGCAAATTCGCCTTGAGCGCACGGGCCTGCGGGACTATTTCGACTTGCTGGTGATTTCTGAGCAGGTCGGGGTGGCAAAGCCGGATCGCAGAATTTTTGATTATACCTTTGAGCAAATGGGGCATCCGCCCCGTGACCGCGTTTTAATGGTCGGCGATACAGCGGAATCAGATATTTTGGGCGGTATGAATGCGGGAATTGCCACCTGCTGGCTCAACCCCCACGGACGAAGCTTGCCAGAAAGCATTACGCCAACCTGGGAAGTGACCTCACTCAGTGAACTGGAGCGACTGTTGTGTAATTGA
- the rimI gene encoding ribosomal protein S18-alanine N-acetyltransferase codes for MNTISSLTTSDLSSAYAIELRSHAFPWSEKTFASNEGDRYFNLRLDVDGKMAAFAVTQVVLDEATLFNIAVDPDYQRQGLGRQLLEHLIRELEARDVFTLWLEVRASNLAAIALYESLGFNEATIRRNYYPTKEGREDAIIMALPLG; via the coding sequence ATGAACACGATTTCTTCCCTCACCACAAGTGACTTGAGCTCGGCTTACGCCATCGAACTTCGCAGCCATGCTTTCCCATGGAGTGAAAAAACCTTCGCCAGTAACGAAGGCGATCGCTATTTTAATTTGCGTCTCGATGTAGACGGAAAAATGGCGGCCTTTGCTGTGACTCAGGTCGTGTTGGATGAGGCGACGCTGTTTAATATTGCGGTCGATCCGGATTATCAACGTCAGGGTTTGGGTCGTCAGTTGCTGGAGCATTTAATCCGCGAACTCGAAGCGCGAGATGTCTTTACCCTGTGGCTTGAAGTGCGCGCCTCAAATCTTGCGGCAATTGCACTTTATGAAAGCCTGGGCTTTAACGAGGCGACAATTCGCCGTAACTACTACCCGACAAAAGAGGGCAGGGAAGACGCTATTATTATGGCTCTCCCACTGGGATGA
- a CDS encoding DNA polymerase III subunit psi, translating into MPHLPLRRDWLLQQLGITQWELRRPAALQGEIAVSLHENVKLLMIAEDIPDLSDPLVNDVLRSLNLDARQVMQLTPERAAMLPAESRCNSWRLGVSDALPISGAQLATPNLNELYHNGVARQALWQQICEHEHDFFPHHK; encoded by the coding sequence ATGCCTCACTTACCTTTGCGACGTGACTGGTTGTTACAACAACTGGGCATCACCCAGTGGGAGCTGCGACGCCCGGCCGCGTTGCAGGGCGAAATTGCAGTCTCACTGCATGAAAACGTTAAACTACTGATGATTGCAGAAGACATTCCAGACCTCAGCGATCCGTTGGTAAACGATGTTTTGCGCAGCCTGAATCTGGACGCCCGGCAGGTCATGCAGCTTACGCCGGAACGAGCCGCGATGCTGCCCGCTGAAAGCCGCTGTAACAGTTGGCGATTGGGTGTGAGCGATGCGCTCCCCATTTCCGGCGCGCAGTTAGCGACCCCTAATTTAAACGAGCTTTATCATAACGGCGTCGCCCGGCAGGCGCTGTGGCAGCAAATTTGCGAACATGAACACGATTTCTTCCCTCACCACAAGTGA
- the rsmC gene encoding 16S rRNA (guanine(1207)-N(2))-methyltransferase RsmC, translating into MTALTPASEVLLRHSDDFTESRVLFAGDLQDDLPARFETAASRVHTQQFHHWQVLNAQMGEDAQYGLVADANTIGDANTLIYYWPKNKPEAHFQLMNILSLMPVGSDIFVVGENRSGVRSAEQMLAEFSPLNKIDSARRCGFYHGRLEKQPQFDEHSWWDEYQHEGLTVKTLPGVFSRDGLDTGSKLLLSTLTPHTKGKVLDVGCGAGVLAVSLAKHSPKVRLTLCDVSAPAVAASRATLAANEIEGEVIASNVYSEVNGRFDMIISNPPFHDGLQTSLDAAHQLIRGAVRHLNMGGELRIVANAFLAYPDVLDETFGNHEVIAQTGRFKVYRSIVMRGAKKR; encoded by the coding sequence ATGACTGCGTTAACCCCGGCAAGTGAAGTGCTGCTGCGCCATAGCGATGATTTTACCGAAAGCCGCGTGCTGTTTGCCGGTGACTTACAAGACGATCTGCCAGCCCGTTTCGAAACGGCGGCAAGCCGCGTGCATACCCAACAATTCCACCACTGGCAGGTGCTAAACGCTCAAATGGGCGAAGATGCGCAATACGGCCTGGTGGCGGATGCCAATACCATTGGTGATGCCAACACCCTGATTTATTACTGGCCAAAGAATAAGCCAGAAGCGCATTTCCAACTGATGAACATCCTGTCGTTGATGCCCGTAGGCAGCGATATTTTTGTTGTCGGTGAAAACCGCAGCGGTGTACGCAGCGCGGAGCAAATGCTCGCCGAATTCAGCCCGCTTAATAAAATCGATAGCGCGCGTCGCTGTGGTTTCTACCACGGTCGCCTGGAAAAACAGCCGCAGTTTGATGAGCATTCCTGGTGGGATGAGTATCAACATGAAGGCCTGACCGTGAAAACGTTACCGGGCGTATTTAGCCGTGACGGCCTGGATACCGGCAGTAAATTGCTGCTGTCCACCCTAACGCCGCACACCAAAGGTAAAGTGTTGGATGTGGGTTGTGGTGCCGGTGTGCTGGCGGTTTCTCTTGCCAAACACTCGCCGAAAGTTCGCCTGACTTTGTGTGATGTTTCAGCCCCAGCCGTTGCAGCCAGCCGCGCAACGCTTGCTGCGAATGAAATTGAAGGCGAGGTTATCGCCAGTAACGTCTATTCCGAAGTGAATGGCCGTTTTGACATGATTATCTCCAACCCGCCGTTCCACGATGGCCTGCAAACCAGCCTCGATGCCGCACACCAGCTAATTCGTGGCGCAGTGCGTCACCTGAACATGGGTGGTGAATTGCGTATCGTGGCAAACGCCTTCCTGGCGTATCCGGACGTGCTGGATGAAACGTTTGGCAACCACGAAGTGATTGCGCAGACGGGCCGTTTCAAAGTTTATCGCTCTATCGTTATGCGTGGCGCGAAGAAGCGCTAA
- a CDS encoding DUF1435 domain-containing protein, whose product MLQRQLESAWGVLIPGGIVAALLYLDLSFSQWRVLIVLGLLATTVMLYHKRLRHFVLLPSCVAFASGLALVMMNLGTMK is encoded by the coding sequence ATGTTACAACGGCAGCTTGAAAGTGCGTGGGGCGTACTCATACCGGGAGGAATTGTCGCCGCATTGTTGTATCTGGATCTCTCTTTTAGCCAGTGGCGAGTCTTGATTGTATTAGGATTACTGGCGACGACGGTCATGCTGTACCATAAACGGTTACGTCATTTTGTATTGTTGCCATCATGCGTGGCATTTGCCAGTGGGCTTGCGCTGGTGATGATGAATCTGGGAACAATGAAGTAA
- a CDS encoding GGDEF domain-containing protein, translated as MTAKNWRALLKGKHQLSLRLFLILNAFSASFSMISPAANTQHITVPIIMILVISVSCLGWQFLNKKQLINIPAVSLTIGLLWAAHIYLKVTGMPHNDLSFLIIALLAILFIGSISFINNIQAFIASCLPVTLMVFWLDQGANWPRLFYSIALPGFGITIQHIIHKRHDNFTRRLMDKLLEEKETLNDLSMLDPLTGLYNRRGFQNRLDTILSIGSGQHYVLLLDIDHFKAYNDNYGHSMGDQALTHVSAAIRDAVRSRDIVTRYGGEEFMVLLTDIDAERALQTAERIRKRVYDLEIPHLFNEDVATNVTISIGLAPLEQQDIEEALRQADGALYRAKRQGRNSILVSDSLLAG; from the coding sequence ATGACAGCAAAAAATTGGCGCGCTTTACTCAAAGGGAAACACCAACTCTCTTTGCGTTTATTTCTTATTCTGAATGCGTTTTCTGCGAGTTTTAGCATGATATCTCCCGCAGCCAACACTCAGCACATTACCGTGCCAATCATTATGATACTGGTGATAAGCGTGTCATGCCTTGGCTGGCAATTCCTGAATAAAAAACAGCTGATCAATATTCCTGCCGTCTCCCTGACAATAGGCTTACTTTGGGCCGCACATATCTATTTAAAAGTGACAGGAATGCCGCACAATGACCTGTCGTTTTTAATTATTGCGCTGCTGGCGATATTATTCATTGGCTCAATCTCTTTTATCAATAATATACAAGCATTTATTGCTTCCTGTTTGCCGGTAACCTTAATGGTATTTTGGCTCGATCAGGGAGCCAATTGGCCGCGGCTGTTTTATTCCATTGCCCTGCCCGGTTTTGGGATCACCATCCAACATATCATTCATAAGCGCCACGATAACTTTACCCGCCGTTTAATGGATAAATTGCTCGAAGAAAAAGAAACGCTTAATGATTTGAGCATGTTAGACCCGCTTACGGGCTTATATAACCGCCGCGGGTTTCAAAACCGTCTGGACACAATCCTTTCGATAGGAAGCGGCCAACACTATGTGCTGCTGTTGGATATCGACCATTTTAAAGCCTACAACGATAACTACGGCCATAGCATGGGCGATCAGGCGCTGACGCACGTCTCCGCCGCCATTCGTGATGCCGTTCGTTCACGGGATATTGTCACGCGCTATGGTGGCGAAGAGTTTATGGTTTTATTGACTGATATTGATGCCGAGCGTGCCTTGCAAACGGCGGAGCGCATTCGCAAGCGCGTTTATGATTTAGAAATCCCTCATCTGTTTAATGAAGATGTGGCGACCAACGTGACGATAAGCATTGGGCTGGCTCCCCTTGAACAGCAGGATATCGAAGAGGCATTGCGCCAGGCCGACGGCGCGCTTTATCGTGCAAAACGGCAGGGCCGTAACAGTATTCTGGTTAGCGATTCACTTCTTGCAGGCTAA